The proteins below come from a single Paraburkholderia flagellata genomic window:
- a CDS encoding cyclase family protein, with amino-acid sequence MRWKNRPEGSNWGDFGPDDQLGRPNLIGAEQVLKGAQEIRAGLTFTLSLPLDFPGDSKLNVRRHPPVLRPTFRDGLPYVNFPFARNETGATDVVSDDQVLLSLQYSTQWDSLAHVGARFDANGDGVAESVYYNGYRANVDVVGPMEYRAEDNFAPHACGGEHSHAEVLGIEHLAVKGMQGRGVLIDFAAHFGREFRTVGYDDLMHVIEADGVEVERGDMLVLRTGFAEMVLEMNRQPDEAVLSSHCSALDGRDERLLQWITDSGIAALAADNYAVERYPARAPAAPGDHPLMPLHHHCLFKLGLPLGELWYLRDLALWLRAHERSRFMLTAPPLRLPGAMGSPVTPVATV; translated from the coding sequence ATGCGTTGGAAGAACCGGCCGGAAGGCTCGAACTGGGGCGACTTCGGTCCCGACGATCAATTGGGCCGCCCCAATCTCATCGGCGCGGAGCAGGTGCTCAAGGGCGCGCAAGAAATTCGCGCGGGTCTCACGTTCACGCTCTCGCTGCCGCTCGACTTTCCGGGTGACAGCAAGCTCAACGTGCGCCGCCATCCGCCGGTGCTGCGTCCCACCTTCCGCGACGGCCTGCCCTACGTGAACTTCCCGTTCGCGCGCAACGAGACGGGCGCAACCGACGTGGTGAGCGACGATCAGGTGCTGCTCTCGCTGCAATACTCCACGCAGTGGGATTCGCTCGCGCACGTGGGCGCGCGCTTCGACGCCAACGGTGACGGCGTGGCCGAGAGCGTCTACTACAACGGCTATCGCGCGAACGTGGACGTGGTCGGCCCGATGGAATATCGCGCGGAGGACAACTTCGCGCCCCACGCCTGCGGCGGCGAACACAGCCACGCCGAAGTGCTCGGCATCGAGCACCTTGCCGTGAAGGGAATGCAAGGCCGCGGCGTGCTGATCGATTTCGCCGCGCATTTTGGCCGCGAGTTTCGCACCGTGGGCTACGACGATTTGATGCACGTGATCGAGGCGGACGGCGTCGAAGTCGAGCGCGGCGACATGCTCGTGCTGCGCACAGGCTTCGCCGAGATGGTGCTCGAAATGAACCGCCAGCCCGACGAAGCCGTTTTGTCGAGCCACTGCAGCGCACTCGACGGACGCGACGAGCGCCTGCTGCAGTGGATCACCGACTCGGGCATCGCCGCGCTCGCCGCCGACAATTACGCCGTCGAACGATATCCCGCACGAGCGCCGGCCGCGCCGGGCGACCACCCGCTCATGCCGCTGCATCACCACTGCCTCTTCAAGCTCGGCCTGCCGCTGGGCGAGCTTTGGTATTTGCGCGATCTCGCGTTGTGGCTGCGCGCGCACGAGCGCTCACGCTTCATGCTCACCGCGCCGCCGCTGCGGTTGCCGGGCGCGATGGGGTCGCCCGTCACGCCGGTCGCAACAGTTTGA